One Parageobacillus sp. KH3-4 genomic region harbors:
- the narI gene encoding respiratory nitrate reductase subunit gamma, which yields MLRQFLWVILPYISLTIFISGHIWRYQYDQFGWTSKSSEVLEKKQLRLGSLLFHWGILFVFVGHVMGILIPEPVYQTLGISEETYHLIALAGGIPAGLLAFIGLIILIRRRITVKRVRATSSRGDWIALFFLAVVILTGLSSTLFNIDSNGFDYRATIGPWFRSILALRPNPAYMEQVPIIFQIHVIAALGIFAVWPFTRLVHVFSFPLRYLRRSYVVYRKRMPKQAKQTYNIH from the coding sequence GTGCTCAGACAATTTCTTTGGGTGATTTTACCTTATATTTCCTTAACCATTTTTATCAGCGGGCATATTTGGCGTTACCAATACGATCAATTCGGCTGGACATCAAAATCGAGTGAAGTATTGGAAAAAAAACAGCTACGCCTCGGCAGCCTTCTCTTTCATTGGGGAATACTGTTTGTCTTTGTAGGGCATGTCATGGGAATTTTAATTCCTGAACCAGTTTACCAAACACTTGGCATATCGGAAGAAACATACCATCTTATTGCTCTTGCCGGCGGCATTCCGGCAGGACTGCTCGCTTTCATCGGGCTTATCATCCTCATTCGCCGGCGCATAACAGTAAAACGCGTGCGGGCAACAAGCAGCCGCGGCGACTGGATCGCTCTCTTCTTCCTTGCGGTTGTCATCCTAACCGGCCTTTCTTCTACGCTGTTCAATATCGATTCGAACGGCTTTGATTACCGGGCAACAATCGGGCCATGGTTTCGCAGCATCCTAGCGCTCCGGCCAAATCCAGCCTATATGGAGCAAGTCCCAATCATATTTCAAATTCATGTGATTGCGGCGTTAGGCATTTTCGCCGTTTGGCCGTTTACACGGCTCGTACATGTGTTTAGCTTTCCGCTTCGCTACTTGCGCCGAAGCTATGTCGTGTACCGCAAACGCATGCCAAAACAAGCGAAGCAGACGTATAACATTCATTGA
- a CDS encoding hemerythrin domain-containing protein produces MHSFCCHMGGQEEVKLCAGLQRLKQEHGPLREQKQRLLERAQAIVGDKEEQNWRERLLALRESVQAFVNELDPHSEREEGVLFPMMAQYIGRTSGPIAVMEYEHDQAKQRLASFLAETAELPATVDRDSAAALANVVIDAYHILAEHFMKEENVLFPMAERLLSAEEKEELAEKINQI; encoded by the coding sequence ATGCATTCATTTTGCTGCCATATGGGTGGACAGGAAGAAGTGAAGCTATGCGCAGGTTTGCAGCGTTTAAAACAGGAACACGGACCGTTGCGTGAACAAAAACAGCGCCTGTTGGAACGGGCACAAGCAATCGTCGGCGACAAGGAAGAGCAAAATTGGCGGGAACGGTTGCTTGCGTTGCGGGAAAGTGTACAGGCATTTGTGAATGAACTAGATCCGCACTCCGAGCGGGAAGAAGGTGTGCTGTTTCCAATGATGGCGCAATATATCGGAAGAACATCCGGCCCGATTGCCGTCATGGAGTATGAACATGATCAGGCGAAGCAGCGGCTTGCTTCCTTTTTAGCGGAAACCGCGGAGCTTCCGGCAACGGTCGACCGCGACAGTGCGGCGGCGCTCGCCAATGTGGTGATCGACGCTTATCATATTTTAGCGGAACACTTTATGAAAGAAGAAAATGTGTTGTTTCCGATGGCTGAACGCCTGCTGTCCGCCGAAGAAAAAGAAGAATTGGCGGAAAAAATAAACCAAATATGA